A region of Ignavibacteriota bacterium DNA encodes the following proteins:
- a CDS encoding YitT family protein, with the protein MMDKLKIKFPVTDYFFIALGAALMAIGIGVFLVEAKVVPGGASGLAMITYYVSGGKIPVGVAIWAINVPLFAWGYKELGKTFGLRTFFGFTLVSFFIDFFRGDIPFFGFIRLHELDAIKYLAENDFFFLILLGAVLLGVGLGVIFKFRGTTAGSDIVASVIHKRYGMKPGTAIMLIDFFVISLAGVVIQTQGLSPDIPALSLTLYAMLLLFVSSKLIDVIIDGFDYARAALIISDKFDEIGHAIMNDMSRGATAIKTRGLYRNIEREMIYTIITRKELGALTELIKKIDPTAFIIINNVHEVLGEGFRRRI; encoded by the coding sequence ATGATGGATAAATTAAAAATCAAGTTTCCTGTTACCGATTACTTCTTTATAGCTTTAGGTGCTGCCTTAATGGCAATCGGAATAGGAGTGTTTCTTGTTGAGGCAAAAGTAGTACCCGGCGGTGCAAGCGGACTTGCAATGATTACTTATTATGTAAGCGGTGGAAAAATTCCGGTTGGTGTTGCTATCTGGGCAATCAATGTGCCACTTTTCGCATGGGGATATAAGGAATTAGGTAAAACATTCGGATTGAGAACGTTTTTCGGGTTTACACTTGTATCGTTTTTCATAGATTTTTTCAGGGGCGATATTCCTTTTTTCGGGTTCATCAGACTTCACGAACTCGACGCTATAAAGTATTTAGCCGAAAATGATTTCTTCTTTCTGATACTTTTAGGAGCAGTTTTATTAGGAGTAGGACTCGGAGTTATTTTCAAATTTCGTGGAACCACAGCCGGCTCAGACATTGTAGCAAGCGTAATCCATAAGCGTTACGGCATGAAGCCGGGAACAGCAATAATGCTGATTGATTTTTTTGTGATTTCATTAGCGGGCGTTGTTATTCAAACTCAGGGATTATCTCCCGATATACCGGCATTATCATTAACTTTGTATGCAATGCTTTTGCTGTTTGTTTCCAGCAAGTTAATAGATGTAATAATTGACGGATTTGATTATGCGCGCGCTGCGTTAATTATTTCAGACAAATTTGATGAAATAGGTCATGCGATAATGAACGATATGAGCCGCGGAGCAACTGCTATTAAAACAAGAGGACTTTACCGCAATATCGAACGCGAAATGATATATACGATTATAACAAGAAAAGAATTAGGTGCTTTAACTGAATTAATAAAAAAAATTGACCCGACCGCTTTCATAATTATAAATAATGTTCATGAAGTACTTGGTGAAGGTTTCAGAAGAAGAATATGA